In Amycolatopsis endophytica, the following are encoded in one genomic region:
- the boxB gene encoding benzoyl-CoA 2,3-epoxidase subunit BoxB, translating to MPTRIDYDAKIPNNVELSDNRRLQRALEGWQPKFMNWWAEMGPTLETQGVYLRTAVSVGREGWAHFGHVVPHDYRWGIFLSERDPDRRIAFGEHQGEPAWQQVPGEYRADLQRLIVIQGDTEPASVEQQKLLGLTAPSLYDLRNLFQVNVEEGRHLWAMVYLLHAYFGKEGREEAEGLLFRNSGSPDTPRILGAFNEETADWLAFYMFTYFTDRDGKYQLGTLKESAFDPLSRTCEFMLKEEAHHMFVGTTGVDRVVTRSAELIREHDTMDIAAHGGIPLDLIQRYLNFHYTVSLDLFGSETSTNAANYYTSGLKGRWMETRRKDDHQLTEDAAMLDKPQPDGTWASEEMQRILLLNLDLRGEYIADCESGAKRWNKILTEAGIDFSFRLPHPGFNRKVGINSGHHITPDGTIVDAATWERGRKHWLPSDEDLAFVRSLMHPVYERGKIASWVAPPRQGINGKPSDYEYVYL from the coding sequence ATGCCGACCAGGATCGACTACGACGCCAAGATCCCGAACAACGTGGAGCTGTCGGACAACCGCCGCCTGCAGCGGGCGCTGGAGGGCTGGCAGCCGAAGTTCATGAACTGGTGGGCCGAGATGGGCCCGACGCTGGAGACACAGGGCGTGTACCTGCGCACGGCGGTGTCCGTCGGTCGCGAGGGCTGGGCGCACTTCGGCCACGTCGTGCCGCACGACTACCGGTGGGGAATCTTTCTGTCCGAGCGCGATCCGGATCGCCGGATCGCGTTCGGTGAGCACCAGGGCGAACCCGCGTGGCAGCAGGTGCCCGGCGAGTACCGCGCCGACCTGCAACGGCTGATCGTCATCCAGGGCGACACCGAACCGGCTTCGGTGGAACAGCAGAAGCTGCTCGGCCTGACCGCACCCAGCCTGTACGACCTGCGCAACCTGTTCCAGGTCAACGTCGAGGAGGGCCGTCACCTGTGGGCGATGGTCTACCTGCTGCACGCCTACTTCGGCAAGGAGGGTCGCGAGGAGGCGGAGGGCCTGCTGTTCCGCAACTCCGGCAGCCCGGACACGCCGCGTATCCTCGGCGCGTTCAACGAGGAGACCGCCGACTGGCTCGCGTTCTACATGTTCACCTACTTCACCGACCGCGACGGCAAGTACCAGCTGGGCACGCTCAAGGAGTCGGCGTTCGATCCGCTGTCGCGCACCTGCGAGTTCATGCTCAAGGAGGAGGCGCACCACATGTTCGTCGGCACCACCGGTGTCGACCGGGTGGTGACACGCAGTGCCGAGCTGATCCGCGAGCACGACACGATGGACATCGCCGCGCACGGCGGCATCCCGCTCGACCTGATCCAGCGCTACCTCAACTTCCACTACACCGTCTCGCTCGACCTGTTCGGCAGCGAAACGTCCACGAACGCGGCCAACTACTACACCTCGGGCCTCAAGGGCCGCTGGATGGAGACCCGTCGCAAGGACGACCACCAGCTCACCGAGGACGCCGCGATGCTCGACAAGCCGCAGCCGGACGGGACGTGGGCGAGCGAGGAGATGCAGCGGATCCTGCTGCTCAACCTCGACCTGCGCGGCGAGTACATCGCGGACTGCGAGTCCGGGGCCAAGCGGTGGAACAAGATCCTCACCGAAGCGGGTATCGACTTCTCCTTCCGGCTGCCGCACCCTGGTTTCAACCGGAAAGTGGGCATAAACTCCGGCCACCACATCACGCCGGACGGGACGATCGTGGACGCAGCGACCTGGGAACGCGGCCGGAAGCACTGGCTGCCGAGCGACGAGGACCTGGCGTTCGTGCGGTCGCTCATGCACCCCGTGTACGAACGGGGCAAGATCGCGAGCTGGGTCGCCCCGCCGCGCCAGGGCATCAACGGCAAGCCGTCCGACTACGAGTACGTGTACCTGTAA
- the ilvD gene encoding dihydroxy-acid dehydratase produces the protein MADLKPRSRDVTDGLERAAARGMLRAVGMGDEDFAKPQIGIASSWNEITPCNLSLQRLAQASKQGVHAGGGFPMEFGTISVSDGISMGHEGMHFSLVSREIIADSVETVMEAERLDGSVLLAGCDKSLPGMLMAAARLDVASVFLYAGSILPGTVDGREVTIIDAFEAVGACARGLISRDEVDRIERAICPGEGACGGMYTANTMACAAEALGMSLPGSASPPSVDRRRDRFARESGEAVVSMIGAGITARDVMTREAFENAIAVVMALGGSTNAVLHLLAIAHEAQVELTLDDFTRIGDRVPHLADVKPFGRHVMTAVDRVGGVPVVMKALLDAGLLNGDCLTVTGRTLAENLAELAPPELDGEVVRKLSNPIHPTGGLTILHGSLAPEGAVVKSAGFDSSRFEGTARVFDGEQAAMDALPTLQPGDVVVIRYEGPRGGPGMREMLAVTGAIKGAGLGKDVLLLTDGRFSGGTTGLCIGHVAPEAAHGGPIAFVRDGDPIVLDMETRTLDVGITAGELEARSAGWEMPPPPRRTGVLAKYARLVGSAAQGAICS, from the coding sequence ATGGCTGACCTCAAACCGCGATCCCGGGACGTGACGGACGGACTGGAGCGCGCGGCGGCGCGCGGCATGCTGCGTGCCGTCGGCATGGGCGACGAGGACTTCGCCAAACCCCAGATCGGCATCGCGTCCTCATGGAACGAGATAACACCGTGCAACCTGTCGCTGCAACGGCTGGCGCAGGCCAGCAAACAGGGCGTGCACGCCGGCGGCGGCTTCCCGATGGAGTTCGGCACGATCTCGGTGTCCGACGGGATTTCGATGGGCCACGAGGGCATGCACTTCTCGCTGGTGTCGCGCGAGATCATCGCCGACTCGGTCGAGACGGTGATGGAGGCCGAGCGGCTCGACGGTTCGGTGCTGCTCGCCGGCTGCGACAAGAGCCTGCCCGGCATGCTGATGGCCGCGGCGCGCCTGGACGTCGCGTCGGTGTTCCTCTACGCGGGGTCGATCCTGCCGGGCACCGTCGACGGCCGTGAGGTGACGATCATCGACGCCTTCGAGGCGGTCGGCGCGTGTGCGCGCGGGCTCATTTCCCGGGACGAGGTCGACCGGATCGAGCGGGCCATCTGCCCTGGTGAGGGCGCCTGCGGTGGGATGTACACGGCGAACACGATGGCCTGCGCGGCCGAGGCGCTGGGCATGTCGCTGCCCGGTTCGGCGAGCCCGCCGTCGGTGGACCGGCGGCGCGACCGGTTCGCGCGGGAGAGCGGCGAGGCCGTGGTCTCGATGATCGGCGCCGGAATCACCGCGCGGGACGTGATGACGCGGGAGGCGTTCGAGAACGCGATCGCCGTCGTGATGGCGCTCGGCGGGTCGACCAACGCGGTGCTGCACCTGCTGGCGATCGCGCACGAGGCGCAGGTCGAGCTGACCCTCGACGATTTCACCCGCATCGGTGACCGCGTGCCGCACCTGGCCGACGTCAAGCCGTTCGGGCGGCACGTGATGACCGCGGTCGACCGGGTGGGTGGCGTGCCGGTGGTGATGAAGGCCCTGCTCGACGCGGGTCTGTTGAACGGCGACTGCCTCACTGTCACCGGCAGGACGCTGGCCGAGAACCTGGCCGAACTGGCGCCGCCGGAGCTGGACGGCGAGGTCGTGCGGAAGCTGTCGAACCCGATTCACCCGACCGGCGGACTGACGATCCTGCACGGCAGTCTCGCGCCGGAGGGCGCGGTGGTGAAGAGCGCGGGGTTCGACTCGTCACGGTTCGAGGGCACCGCGCGTGTGTTCGACGGCGAGCAGGCGGCGATGGACGCGCTGCCGACGCTGCAACCCGGCGACGTCGTGGTGATCCGGTACGAGGGGCCGCGCGGCGGGCCGGGGATGCGCGAGATGCTGGCCGTGACCGGCGCGATCAAGGGCGCCGGACTGGGCAAGGACGTCCTGCTCCTGACGGATGGGCGGTTCTCCGGCGGGACGACCGGGCTGTGCATCGGGCACGTCGCGCCGGAGGCCGCGCACGGCGGGCCGATCGCGTTCGTGCGTGACGGCGACCCGATCGTCCTCGACATGGAGACACGTACGCTCGACGTGGGGATCACCGCCGGGGAGTTGGAGGCGCGGAGCGCTGGCTGGGAGATGCCGCCGCCACCGCGCCGGACGGGCGTGCTGGCCAAGTACGCCCGGCTGGTCGGGTCCGCCGCGCAGGGCGCCATCTGCTCCTGA
- a CDS encoding formylglycine-generating enzyme family protein: protein MSGCCPPSRSGGGSAVSVPGGKAADTSGMVVLRGGTFRMGTDDPDGFPDDHEGPVREVTVGPFAVDPYAVTNARFAEFVDATGYATDAESFGWTYVFARFLPGSLRGASPRPRQTPWWCGVSGAYWRAPEGPGSAVDDRWDHPVVHISWRDASAYCAWAGRRLPTETEWEYAARGGLDQARYPWGDELTPGGRHRCNIWQGRFPVRDDASDGYSGTAPVDAYEPNGFGLYNVSGNVWEWCADWFDARSEGRVMRGGSYLCHDSYCNRYRVAARTSNSPDSSSGNLGFRCAADL from the coding sequence GTGTCCGGTTGTTGCCCGCCGTCGCGGTCCGGTGGTGGTTCCGCCGTGTCCGTTCCCGGTGGGAAAGCAGCCGACACGAGTGGGATGGTCGTGCTGCGGGGCGGCACGTTCCGGATGGGGACCGACGATCCGGACGGGTTCCCGGACGACCACGAAGGGCCCGTTCGTGAGGTCACCGTCGGTCCGTTCGCGGTCGACCCGTATGCCGTGACCAACGCGCGGTTCGCCGAGTTCGTGGACGCGACCGGATACGCCACCGACGCGGAATCGTTCGGCTGGACGTACGTGTTCGCCAGGTTCCTGCCGGGCTCGCTGCGCGGGGCTTCGCCGCGTCCGCGGCAGACGCCCTGGTGGTGCGGGGTTTCCGGGGCGTACTGGCGGGCGCCGGAGGGTCCGGGCAGTGCGGTGGACGACCGCTGGGACCACCCGGTGGTGCACATCTCGTGGCGTGACGCGTCCGCCTACTGCGCCTGGGCCGGGCGACGGTTGCCGACCGAGACCGAGTGGGAGTACGCGGCGCGCGGCGGGCTCGACCAGGCCCGCTACCCGTGGGGCGACGAGCTGACGCCCGGCGGGCGGCACCGGTGCAACATCTGGCAGGGCCGCTTTCCGGTGCGCGATGACGCGTCCGACGGCTACTCGGGCACCGCCCCGGTCGACGCCTACGAGCCGAACGGCTTCGGGCTCTACAACGTGTCCGGCAACGTGTGGGAATGGTGCGCGGACTGGTTCGACGCCCGCTCGGAAGGCCGCGTGATGCGCGGCGGGTCCTACCTGTGTCACGACTCCTACTGCAACCGCTACCGGGTCGCGGCACGGACGTCCAACAGCCCGGACAGCTCCAGCGGCAACCTCGGCTTCCGCTGCGCCGCGGACCTCTGA
- the boxC gene encoding 2,3-epoxybenzoyl-CoA dihydrolase, with product MTMVSFDRRPEDYRHWRLRIEPPLAWLEMDVDENGGLVEGYELKLNSYDLGVDIELYDAVQRLRFEHPEVRAVILTSAKDKVFCAGANIRMLAGSPHEWKVNFCKFTNETRNGIEDATENSGQIYLAAVNGSCAGGGYEIALACEKILLVDDNSSTVALPEVPLLGVLPGTGGLTRVTDKRRVRKDRADVFATRPDGVKGRTAVDWRLVDELVPRQEFRQVVEQRARELAARSSRPEGTQGIRLDPLDRTVEDDRISYPNVIAELDRTAGVVTITVRGPQGDGWLLAMTRELDDLILRLRTNEPELGTWVLRTEGDPDAVLTAEREVLTGTDWLSNEILHYYKRTLKRLDVTSRSLIALIEPGSCFAGVLLELALACDRQYMLDGPPIDDEDSEERATLVMSEANFGAFPMGNGLSRVESRFYGEHDHLDWLKRERDRHLSAEEAVELGLVTEAPDDIDWEDEIRIVLEGRAALSPDALTGMEANHRFVGPETIETKIFGRLTAWQNWIFTRPNASGPDGALRRYGTGQKATYDRKRV from the coding sequence ATGACGATGGTGTCATTCGATCGGCGGCCGGAGGACTACCGGCACTGGCGGCTCCGGATCGAACCGCCGCTGGCCTGGCTGGAAATGGACGTCGACGAGAACGGCGGCCTCGTCGAGGGGTACGAGCTCAAGCTCAACTCCTACGACCTCGGCGTCGACATCGAGCTGTACGACGCCGTCCAGCGGCTGCGCTTCGAACACCCCGAGGTGCGTGCCGTGATCCTCACCAGCGCCAAGGACAAGGTCTTCTGCGCGGGCGCGAACATCCGCATGCTGGCCGGCTCCCCGCACGAGTGGAAGGTGAACTTCTGCAAGTTCACCAACGAGACCCGCAACGGGATCGAGGACGCGACCGAGAACTCCGGGCAGATCTACCTCGCGGCGGTCAACGGCAGCTGCGCCGGTGGCGGCTACGAGATCGCACTGGCCTGCGAGAAGATCCTGCTGGTCGACGACAACTCCTCGACCGTCGCGCTGCCCGAGGTGCCGCTGCTCGGTGTGCTGCCCGGCACCGGCGGGCTCACCCGCGTCACCGACAAGCGCCGCGTCCGCAAGGACCGCGCCGACGTGTTCGCCACCCGCCCGGACGGCGTCAAGGGCCGCACCGCCGTCGACTGGCGGCTGGTCGACGAACTGGTCCCGCGCCAGGAGTTCCGGCAGGTCGTCGAGCAGCGGGCCCGCGAACTCGCCGCCCGGAGCAGCAGGCCCGAGGGCACGCAGGGCATCCGGCTCGACCCGCTGGACCGCACCGTCGAGGACGACCGCATCAGCTACCCGAACGTCATCGCCGAGCTGGACCGGACCGCGGGCGTCGTCACGATCACCGTGCGCGGACCACAGGGCGACGGCTGGCTGCTCGCCATGACCCGCGAGCTGGACGACCTGATCCTGCGCCTGCGCACCAACGAACCCGAGCTCGGCACCTGGGTGCTGCGCACCGAGGGCGATCCGGACGCCGTGCTCACCGCCGAACGGGAGGTGCTCACCGGAACCGACTGGCTGTCCAACGAGATCCTGCACTACTACAAGCGCACGCTGAAACGGCTCGACGTCACCAGCCGCAGCCTCATCGCCCTGATCGAACCGGGCAGCTGCTTCGCCGGGGTGCTGCTGGAACTGGCGCTGGCCTGCGACCGGCAGTACATGTTGGACGGTCCTCCGATCGACGACGAGGACAGCGAGGAGCGCGCCACGCTCGTGATGTCCGAGGCCAACTTCGGCGCCTTCCCGATGGGCAACGGACTGTCCAGAGTGGAATCCCGCTTCTACGGCGAGCACGACCACCTCGACTGGCTCAAGCGGGAACGCGACCGGCACCTGTCCGCCGAGGAGGCCGTCGAGCTGGGCCTGGTCACCGAGGCGCCGGACGACATCGACTGGGAGGACGAGATCCGGATCGTGCTGGAGGGCCGCGCCGCGCTGTCGCCGGACGCGCTCACCGGCATGGAGGCCAACCACCGGTTCGTCGGCCCGGAGACGATCGAGACCAAGATCTTCGGCCGCCTGACGGCCTGGCAGAACTGGATCTTCACGAGACCGAACGCCTCCGGACCGGACGGTGCGCTGCGCCGTTACGGCACCGGCCAGAAGGCGACCTACGACCGCAAGCGGGTGTGA
- a CDS encoding benzoate-CoA ligase family protein — protein sequence MTEFNAADYLVDRHVRDGDGDRTAVVAVSRTLTYAELSDAMHRVAGGFADIGVRPEERVMLCMVDGVEMLTGILGAMCAGAVPVPVSTMLTGPELGRVLADSRARVLCVSDEFTAAAMEAVELAPEVTDVVLDRADPVHFGRTVTHDWGKIATAEPREVSGTWEDSPALWLYTSGTTGQPKGAMHRHASIRAVCETYGRQVLGIRPEDRCFSVAKLFFAYGIGNSAFFPLSVGASTVLEPGRPSPQLVAERVRAERPTLFFGVPTFYSALLASDLPADTFSSVRQAVSAGEPLPAVLFERFRDRFGVEILDGIGSTEALHIFLSNRPGEVAPGTTGVAVPGYDVEIRDALGALIESTGEPGELYVRGPSTAFGYWSRYETSKQVFQGEWLRTGDSYVRNPDGTYTCLGRFNDMLKAGGIWVSPSEVEQRLLQHPDVAEVAVVAAPDADGIEKPVACVVPAAGRVVDSDALIDFCRAELAAFKRPRAVVGVEELPKTATGKIRRNVIRELVRDSLRPGALT from the coding sequence ATGACCGAGTTCAACGCTGCGGACTACCTGGTCGATCGGCACGTCCGGGACGGTGACGGCGACCGCACGGCGGTCGTCGCGGTCTCACGCACGCTCACCTACGCCGAGCTCTCCGACGCGATGCACCGCGTCGCGGGCGGCTTCGCGGACATCGGCGTGCGTCCCGAGGAACGGGTCATGCTGTGCATGGTCGACGGGGTGGAGATGCTGACCGGCATCCTGGGCGCGATGTGTGCCGGCGCGGTGCCGGTGCCCGTGTCGACGATGCTGACCGGCCCGGAGCTGGGCCGGGTACTGGCGGACTCACGGGCGCGGGTGCTGTGCGTATCGGACGAGTTCACGGCCGCCGCGATGGAGGCGGTCGAGCTGGCGCCGGAGGTGACCGACGTCGTGCTGGACCGCGCCGACCCGGTCCACTTCGGACGAACGGTGACGCACGACTGGGGCAAGATCGCCACCGCGGAGCCGCGGGAAGTGTCGGGGACCTGGGAAGATTCGCCCGCGTTGTGGCTGTACACGTCCGGCACGACGGGACAGCCGAAGGGTGCGATGCACCGGCACGCGAGCATCCGGGCGGTGTGCGAGACCTACGGGCGTCAGGTGCTCGGGATCCGGCCGGAGGACCGGTGTTTTTCGGTCGCCAAGCTGTTCTTCGCCTACGGGATCGGCAACTCCGCGTTCTTCCCGTTGTCGGTGGGCGCGTCGACGGTGCTCGAACCGGGACGCCCGTCACCGCAACTGGTCGCCGAACGGGTGCGGGCGGAGCGGCCGACGTTGTTCTTCGGGGTGCCGACGTTCTACTCCGCGCTGCTGGCCTCGGACCTGCCCGCGGACACGTTTTCCTCGGTGCGGCAGGCGGTTTCGGCGGGCGAGCCGTTGCCCGCGGTGTTGTTCGAGCGGTTCCGCGACCGGTTCGGTGTCGAGATCCTGGACGGGATCGGGTCGACCGAGGCGCTGCACATCTTCCTGTCGAACCGGCCGGGCGAGGTGGCGCCCGGCACGACCGGGGTGGCGGTGCCGGGCTACGACGTGGAGATCCGCGACGCGCTGGGCGCGTTGATCGAGTCGACCGGTGAGCCGGGCGAGCTGTACGTGCGTGGCCCGTCGACGGCGTTCGGTTACTGGAGCCGGTACGAGACGTCGAAGCAGGTGTTCCAGGGCGAGTGGTTGCGGACGGGGGACAGTTACGTGCGCAACCCGGACGGCACCTACACGTGTCTTGGTAGGTTCAACGACATGCTGAAGGCGGGCGGGATCTGGGTCTCGCCGTCGGAGGTCGAGCAGCGGTTGCTGCAGCACCCGGACGTGGCCGAGGTGGCGGTGGTGGCGGCGCCGGACGCCGACGGCATCGAAAAGCCGGTGGCGTGCGTGGTGCCCGCGGCCGGAAGAGTGGTGGACTCGGACGCGCTGATCGATTTCTGCCGCGCGGAACTCGCCGCGTTCAAACGCCCTCGTGCGGTGGTGGGTGTCGAGGAGCTGCCGAAGACGGCGACGGGCAAGATCCGCCGGAACGTGATCCGCGAGCTGGTCCGCGACTCGCTGCGGCCG